In the genome of Acetobacter oryzifermentans, one region contains:
- the groES gene encoding co-chaperone GroES, giving the protein MTKFRPLHDRVVVRRLEGEQKTAGGIIIPDTAQEKPMEGEVVAVGPGARNEQGQIVALDVKAGDRVLFGKWSGTEVKIDGEELLIMKESDIMGVVTA; this is encoded by the coding sequence ATGACGAAGTTTCGTCCCTTACACGACCGGGTAGTTGTCCGTCGCCTTGAAGGCGAACAGAAGACCGCTGGCGGAATCATTATTCCTGACACAGCGCAGGAAAAGCCTATGGAAGGCGAAGTGGTTGCAGTTGGTCCGGGTGCCCGGAATGAACAGGGCCAGATTGTGGCGCTTGATGTTAAGGCTGGTGACCGTGTCCTGTTTGGCAAATGGTCCGGCACAGAAGTGAAGATCGATGGCGAAGAGCTGCTGATCATGAAGGAAAGCGACATCATGGGCGTGGTAACCGCCTGA
- the groL gene encoding chaperonin GroEL (60 kDa chaperone family; promotes refolding of misfolded polypeptides especially under stressful conditions; forms two stacked rings of heptamers to form a barrel-shaped 14mer; ends can be capped by GroES; misfolded proteins enter the barrel where they are refolded when GroES binds): MAAKDVKFGADARQRMLRGVDILADAVKVTLGPKGRNVVLDKSFGAPRITKDGVSVAKEIELADKFENMGAQMLREVASKTNDIAGDGTTTATVLAQAIVREGHKAVAAGMNPMDLKRGIDKAVAVVIEELKKNAKKVTTPAETAQVGTISANGESEIGQMISEAMQKVGSEGVITVEEAKHFQTELDVVEGMQFDRGYISPYFVTNPEKMTADLENPYILIHEKKLSSLQPMLPLLESVVQSGRPLLIIAEDVDGEALATLVVNKLRGGLKIAAVKAPGFGDRRKAMLEDIAILTGGQVISEDLGIKLETVTLNMLGTAKKVHIDKENTTIVDGAGKADDIKGRVKQIRAQIEETSSDYDREKLQERLAKLAGGVAVIRVGGSTEVEVKERKDRVDDALHATRAAVEEGIVPGGGTALARATLKLEGLHYHNDDQRVGGDIIRRALQAPLRQIAHNAGEDGAVIANKVLENNDYNFGFDAQAGEYKNLVEAGIIDPAKVVRTALQDAASVAGLLITTEAMVAERPEKKAAPAGGPDMGGMGGMDF; this comes from the coding sequence ATGGCTGCCAAAGACGTAAAGTTTGGTGCAGACGCACGCCAGCGTATGCTGCGCGGTGTGGATATTCTGGCTGACGCTGTAAAGGTAACGCTGGGCCCCAAAGGCCGTAACGTGGTGCTGGACAAGAGCTTCGGCGCTCCCCGCATCACCAAGGACGGTGTTTCCGTTGCCAAGGAAATCGAACTGGCTGACAAGTTCGAAAACATGGGCGCTCAGATGCTGCGTGAAGTTGCATCTAAAACCAATGACATTGCGGGTGACGGCACCACAACGGCTACGGTTCTGGCTCAGGCTATCGTGCGTGAAGGCCACAAGGCTGTTGCCGCTGGCATGAACCCAATGGATCTGAAGCGCGGGATCGACAAGGCTGTTGCCGTTGTTATCGAAGAGCTGAAGAAGAACGCCAAGAAAGTTACCACCCCGGCGGAAACCGCTCAGGTTGGTACGATTTCTGCAAACGGTGAATCTGAAATCGGTCAGATGATCTCCGAAGCCATGCAGAAAGTTGGCTCCGAAGGCGTGATCACGGTTGAAGAAGCCAAGCACTTCCAGACAGAACTGGATGTTGTTGAAGGCATGCAGTTTGACCGCGGCTACATCTCTCCGTACTTCGTGACGAACCCGGAAAAGATGACAGCGGATCTGGAAAACCCCTACATCCTGATCCATGAAAAGAAGCTGTCTTCCCTGCAGCCCATGCTGCCGCTGCTGGAATCCGTTGTTCAGTCCGGCCGTCCGCTGCTGATTATTGCAGAAGACGTTGACGGTGAAGCTCTGGCAACTCTGGTTGTTAACAAGCTGCGCGGTGGCCTGAAAATTGCTGCTGTTAAGGCTCCGGGCTTTGGTGATCGCCGCAAGGCTATGCTGGAAGACATTGCTATCCTTACGGGTGGTCAGGTCATCAGCGAAGATCTGGGCATCAAGCTGGAAACCGTTACCCTGAACATGCTTGGCACCGCCAAGAAAGTGCACATCGACAAAGAAAACACCACCATTGTTGATGGCGCTGGCAAAGCCGATGACATTAAGGGCCGTGTTAAGCAGATTCGTGCGCAGATCGAAGAAACGTCTTCCGACTACGATCGTGAAAAGCTGCAGGAACGTCTGGCCAAACTGGCTGGCGGTGTTGCCGTGATCCGCGTTGGTGGTTCCACCGAAGTGGAAGTGAAAGAACGCAAAGACCGCGTTGACGATGCCCTGCACGCAACCCGCGCTGCTGTGGAAGAAGGCATTGTTCCTGGTGGTGGCACGGCTCTGGCCCGCGCTACGCTGAAGCTGGAAGGTCTGCACTACCACAATGATGACCAGCGCGTTGGTGGTGACATCATCCGCCGCGCACTGCAGGCTCCTCTGCGCCAGATCGCTCACAACGCTGGTGAAGACGGCGCTGTGATCGCAAACAAGGTGCTGGAAAATAACGACTACAACTTCGGGTTCGACGCTCAGGCTGGCGAATACAAGAACCTGGTTGAAGCCGGTATTATTGACCCGGCCAAGGTTGTCCGCACGGCTCTGCAGGATGCAGCATCTGTTGCTGGCCTGCTGATCACCACGGAAGCCATGGTTGCAGAACGCCCGGAAAAGAAAGCCGCTCCGGCTGGCGGCCCTGACATGGGTGGCATGGGCGGTATGGACTTCTAA
- a CDS encoding HAD family hydrolase, producing MKRLIMDLDDTLTLTDASKSYSEKKPNIEVVEKLREYKQAGFEIVIQTARNVRTYNGNVGKINANTLPVIIDWLRKHDIPFDEIYVGKPWCGTEGFYVDDKAIRPDEFLKYSSEEIRKLLNIDN from the coding sequence ATGAAAAGACTAATTATGGATTTGGATGACACTCTAACGCTTACAGATGCATCAAAGTCCTACTCTGAAAAAAAACCTAATATTGAAGTTGTTGAAAAGCTACGCGAATACAAGCAGGCAGGTTTTGAAATTGTCATTCAAACTGCTCGTAATGTACGTACCTATAACGGTAATGTAGGTAAAATAAATGCAAACACGTTGCCCGTTATCATAGACTGGCTGCGCAAGCATGATATCCCTTTTGATGAAATCTATGTCGGCAAGCCATGGTGCGGCACTGAAGGCTTCTATGTAGATGATAAAGCTATCCGTCCTGATGAATTTTTGAAATATTCCTCCGAAGAAATCAGGAAACTCCTGAACATCGACAATTAA
- a CDS encoding glycosyltransferase family 2 protein, with product MIVIPMAGLSRRFTEAGYKLPKYMLPVGDNTVFSLAVGSFKNYFAQEKFVFIARDVEDTKNFIAKECQKMGIKNFETIILDAPTKGQAETVELGIVGSQYPLETPLTIFNIDTFRKNFSFPSEPWFAHSDGYLEVFKGTGQNWSYVGPEKNSSEPRVIRTTEKNPISDLCCDGLYYFARASDFLWALEEEKKVPSMPELYIAPLYNHLIKRGSSIHYEIVDKNDIIFCGVPKEYDDVLKNISS from the coding sequence ATGATTGTTATACCTATGGCAGGTCTATCCCGTCGATTTACAGAAGCTGGGTATAAATTACCTAAATATATGCTGCCTGTCGGCGATAATACTGTTTTTTCTCTTGCTGTTGGAAGCTTTAAAAATTACTTTGCACAAGAAAAATTTGTTTTTATTGCACGCGATGTAGAAGATACAAAAAACTTTATTGCCAAAGAATGCCAAAAAATGGGCATTAAGAACTTTGAAACAATCATTCTTGATGCCCCCACAAAAGGACAAGCAGAAACAGTTGAGCTGGGCATTGTAGGGAGCCAGTATCCTTTAGAAACCCCGCTCACTATTTTCAATATTGACACATTCCGCAAAAATTTCTCTTTTCCTTCTGAACCTTGGTTTGCTCATTCAGACGGCTATCTGGAAGTATTTAAAGGAACCGGACAAAATTGGTCTTATGTTGGTCCAGAAAAAAATAGTAGTGAACCGCGAGTTATTCGCACAACAGAAAAAAATCCAATATCTGACCTATGTTGCGATGGTTTGTACTACTTTGCACGTGCCTCTGATTTCCTATGGGCGCTAGAGGAAGAAAAAAAAGTTCCTTCTATGCCTGAACTTTATATTGCTCCACTTTATAATCATCTTATTAAACGCGGATCTTCTATTCATTATGAAATAGTCGATAAAAATGATATCATATTTTGTGGGGTTCCCAAAGAATATGATGATGTCCTAAAAAATATCTCTTCTTAA
- a CDS encoding SGNH/GDSL hydrolase family protein, producing MTQNISLSLNSLLEKNSQTSSQSKKTLQIPSESSILESTHGSGLGSVNCLILQGNAKVQNCRRKGIHPTHLAPPSMFSATVRPEHLTAFHKACREKQATVMVMGDSIFATASDMVCHTENATYAWLETLQQQLPHVRFTFINAAAGGRSWKDMNSQATPAPEWINPPPSMNWKEAVRHYQPDLLLLHSGGNDVGSFNPLDVKELIAFFLSAPKPPSIILGLTHHPSQASTINGYATQEYQEGLDGIIKWLRTYAQREGFGYLDFHRWHSMRRDGFDPCELTLTRVHPEEGSGLSSFGSYISETPHNNWDFPTCENKHHIAANNCTDFALAFELEKKPAFLSLNLSSGYSSAFHPPYSNKLHVFFDDDSGCIAYSWSDGTHPDEDKKRITNIPIPSFPALFNIMVKGSRLVFSIWVPLSHTNWQPEHLNTLGTGYQYVCDETIIRFGSPFTPRLEWAGYNRLRIFNLCVANASVVSENAVRNMPDRTDNDLYEHTYAAGGSGHYHMNAYGVRDILTPVFRAQNWGENGFPT from the coding sequence ATGACCCAAAATATATCTTTATCCTTAAATTCATTACTTGAAAAAAATTCACAAACATCATCACAATCTAAAAAAACTCTCCAAATTCCATCGGAATCTTCTATTCTTGAAAGTACGCATGGAAGTGGTTTGGGCTCTGTAAACTGCCTTATTTTGCAAGGAAATGCCAAGGTTCAGAACTGTCGGCGTAAAGGTATTCATCCAACCCATTTAGCGCCACCATCCATGTTTTCAGCTACGGTGAGACCAGAACATCTTACAGCTTTCCATAAAGCTTGTCGGGAAAAACAAGCAACCGTTATGGTTATGGGAGATAGTATATTTGCAACCGCAAGTGATATGGTTTGCCATACAGAGAATGCTACTTACGCATGGCTGGAAACACTCCAACAACAACTTCCACATGTAAGATTTACATTTATCAATGCGGCTGCGGGGGGACGATCTTGGAAGGATATGAACTCACAAGCTACTCCAGCACCAGAATGGATAAATCCACCACCAAGCATGAATTGGAAAGAAGCTGTCCGACACTATCAGCCCGATCTGCTTCTTCTGCATAGTGGCGGCAATGACGTTGGAAGCTTTAACCCCCTTGATGTGAAAGAATTAATCGCTTTCTTTTTAAGCGCCCCTAAACCACCATCAATTATTTTAGGCTTAACGCATCATCCTTCCCAAGCATCCACCATTAATGGTTATGCGACACAAGAATATCAGGAAGGTCTGGACGGAATTATCAAGTGGTTGCGCACATATGCGCAACGAGAGGGATTTGGTTATCTGGATTTTCACCGTTGGCATAGCATGCGGCGTGATGGATTTGACCCCTGTGAACTCACTCTTACGCGTGTGCACCCCGAAGAAGGGTCCGGCCTCTCATCCTTTGGCTCTTACATTTCGGAAACTCCGCATAATAATTGGGATTTCCCTACCTGCGAAAACAAACATCATATTGCTGCCAATAATTGTACAGATTTTGCGCTTGCATTCGAATTAGAAAAAAAGCCTGCTTTCCTTTCTCTCAATCTCAGTTCTGGATATTCCAGCGCATTTCATCCACCTTACTCTAATAAACTGCATGTCTTTTTTGACGATGACAGCGGTTGTATTGCTTATTCTTGGAGTGATGGCACACACCCGGATGAAGATAAAAAGCGAATAACAAATATTCCTATTCCATCTTTCCCTGCTCTTTTTAATATTATGGTTAAGGGAAGCCGCCTTGTCTTTTCAATATGGGTGCCTCTTTCGCATACAAACTGGCAACCAGAACATCTCAACACCCTAGGCACAGGTTATCAATATGTTTGCGATGAAACTATAATTAGATTTGGAAGTCCCTTCACCCCTCGCCTAGAATGGGCTGGCTACAATAGATTGCGCATTTTTAATCTCTGCGTTGCCAATGCTTCTGTGGTGAGTGAAAATGCAGTCAGAAATATGCCAGATCGCACAGATAATGATTTGTATGAACACACCTACGCAGCCGGAGGTTCTGGGCATTATCATATGAATGCTTATGGCGTGCGAGATATTCTTACCCCAGTATTTAGAGCGCAAAATTGGGGCGAAAATGGCTTTCCAACATAG